A region from the Williamwhitmania taraxaci genome encodes:
- a CDS encoding homoserine O-acetyltransferase family protein, which yields MSQHKFSLQNVTLECGITIPEVVITYDVIGDIQKNADKVVWICHALTANSNPEEWWPEVVGTGKLFDPEVTPIVCANILGSCYGSTGPMSINPINGKPYRLSFPLITVRDMVFVHEQLRKHLGIERIYINVGGSIGGFQTLEWECSYPGTAEHIVLIACSAKASPWVVAFNQSQRLALQADPTFVSEDIDGGKDGLKAARSIALLSYRGSIAYNLSQNDDRNDMVTGHRAATYQNYQGEKLVNRFDAYTYLTLTKAIDSHNVGRGRGSVAEALATITAKTLVVGIDNDILFPTNDQKEIAEHIPNAQYAEIHSNFGHDGFLLEWQQLERVIGEFVGRRS from the coding sequence ATGAGCCAACATAAGTTTTCGCTACAAAATGTAACGCTTGAATGCGGAATTACAATACCGGAGGTGGTAATTACCTACGATGTAATTGGAGACATTCAAAAAAATGCCGACAAGGTGGTGTGGATCTGCCATGCACTTACCGCCAACTCGAACCCAGAAGAGTGGTGGCCGGAGGTGGTGGGAACAGGAAAACTGTTCGACCCGGAGGTTACCCCCATTGTGTGTGCCAATATACTGGGCTCATGCTACGGCTCCACTGGGCCAATGAGCATCAACCCTATTAATGGGAAACCTTACCGTCTATCCTTTCCACTGATTACCGTTCGCGACATGGTTTTTGTCCACGAGCAGCTACGCAAGCACTTAGGAATAGAGCGGATTTACATTAATGTTGGTGGTTCAATAGGTGGTTTTCAAACGCTAGAGTGGGAATGCTCCTACCCCGGCACTGCCGAACATATTGTTCTGATTGCCTGCAGCGCAAAAGCCTCGCCGTGGGTTGTTGCCTTTAACCAATCGCAACGCCTGGCCCTTCAAGCCGATCCGACGTTTGTGAGCGAAGATATTGATGGTGGTAAGGATGGACTAAAGGCTGCCCGCAGCATTGCATTGCTTAGCTACCGAGGAAGCATAGCCTACAACTTAAGCCAGAATGACGATAGGAACGATATGGTAACCGGTCATAGAGCCGCTACTTACCAGAACTATCAAGGTGAGAAGCTAGTGAATCGGTTTGATGCCTACACCTACCTTACGCTTACAAAGGCCATCGACTCACACAATGTGGGACGTGGCAGAGGCAGTGTGGCCGAAGCGTTGGCAACAATTACCGCAAAAACCCTAGTGGTGGGTATTGATAACGATATCCTCTTCCCTACCAACGATCAAAAGGAGATTGCAGAGCATATTCCCAACGCTCAATATGCCGAGATTCACTCGAACTTTGGACACGATGGATTTCTGCTGGAGTGGCAGCAGCTGGAAAGGGTTATTGGGGAATTTGTAGGGAGAAGGAGTTAG